One part of the Candidatus Neomarinimicrobiota bacterium genome encodes these proteins:
- a CDS encoding ATP-binding cassette domain-containing protein: protein MINVKNLVKDFSLSRKQRRELGDEYKDSKTLRAVDDISFECQPGRIFGMLGPNGAGKTTTLRMIATMLKPTTGTISVSSFNSVSDGQRVREQIGFMTGQTALYDRLTPTEMVKYIADLHGMDKAIFHKRKDRIFDILDMHSFADRRISRLSTGMKQKTSIARTIIHDPPVMVFDEPTSGLDVMTSRAIMDLIRSCREEGKTVIFSTHRMGEVNQVCDDIAIIYKGRFFYNDTLDKFKSEMTQPTFEDEFIYRVGEA, encoded by the coding sequence ATGATTAATGTAAAAAACCTTGTAAAAGATTTTTCCCTCAGTCGAAAACAGCGTAGAGAACTGGGTGACGAATATAAAGATTCCAAAACACTGCGTGCTGTGGATGACATCAGTTTTGAATGTCAGCCGGGGCGAATTTTCGGAATGCTTGGCCCCAACGGCGCTGGCAAAACAACCACCCTGCGGATGATAGCAACAATGCTAAAACCAACAACTGGAACCATTTCAGTTTCGAGTTTCAATTCTGTTTCTGATGGTCAGAGAGTTCGGGAGCAGATTGGTTTTATGACTGGACAAACAGCCCTTTATGACCGCCTGACACCAACAGAAATGGTGAAATATATTGCTGATCTTCACGGCATGGATAAGGCAATCTTTCATAAACGAAAAGATCGCATTTTTGACATTTTGGATATGCACAGTTTTGCGGATCGCAGAATTTCTCGCTTGAGTACCGGAATGAAACAAAAAACATCTATTGCGCGAACCATAATTCACGATCCGCCTGTAATGGTATTTGATGAGCCTACTTCCGGTTTAGATGTAATGACATCACGGGCTATAATGGATTTGATTCGTTCCTGTCGAGAAGAAGGGAAAACAGTAATTTTTTCTACCCATCGTATGGGGGAAGTAAACCAGGTTTGTGATGATATTGCCATTATATATAAAGGCAGATTCTTTTATAACGATACTTTAGACAAATTTAAATCTGAAATGACACAGCCAACTTTTGAAGATGAATTCATCTATAGAGTAGGGGAGGCCTAA
- a CDS encoding methylated-DNA--[protein]-cysteine S-methyltransferase: protein MIQYTITDSPIGKLLISKSNKGITHILFEYQISQFESIIKKKFPDEIIVRNDTSLSKTVKQLNEYFSGERQVFNIELDLVMPPFHQKALNVVEMIPYGKTISYKDVAAHAGNIKAVRAAGSANANNPIPIVIPCHRVLATSGGLGGYGGGLKMKNYLLNLEGAL, encoded by the coding sequence ATGATTCAATACACCATTACCGATTCTCCAATCGGAAAATTATTGATTTCCAAGTCTAATAAAGGAATCACTCATATCCTTTTCGAATATCAAATTTCTCAATTTGAATCCATAATTAAAAAGAAATTTCCAGACGAAATAATTGTACGGAATGACACATCTCTATCTAAAACAGTTAAACAGTTAAACGAATATTTTTCCGGAGAAAGACAGGTTTTTAATATTGAGCTGGATTTAGTTATGCCACCCTTTCATCAGAAAGCATTAAATGTTGTTGAAATGATACCTTATGGCAAAACAATCTCTTATAAAGATGTGGCGGCGCATGCCGGCAATATTAAAGCTGTCCGCGCTGCAGGGTCAGCTAACGCCAATAATCCCATTCCGATTGTTATTCCTTGTCACCGAGTATTAGCAACAAGTGGAGGACTCGGCGGTTATGGCGGTGGATTGAAAATGAAAAATTACCTTCTGAACTTGGAAGGTGCCCTTTAA
- a CDS encoding ABC transporter permease has protein sequence MKFLTIAKKEVIDITRDRRTIMMMVVVPLLLIPVLLGTVFKITKSMAEKAGEKQLKVQIYGQEYAPDLYQAFADMDKVIILDQIPKDSIQSYIQQEFLDVAIHVDPAYKETIAKNGQAKIRIQFKGTDSFGVTKTRIKGVLNKFEDRIVAERMDRLNLKPEVVRAYAINYEDVASRQEKFGKIAGGWFPYVFIIFGFMGAMYPALDLGAGEKERGTLETILSSPASRLDVVLGKFLVVLLAACLTAFLALGGMAVGIQRIPDIPPEILMVINEVLNPKTIGLIMTLVLPVAAFFSAMLLGLSIYARSFKEAQSIVAPLNIVIIFPAVIGTLPGMELNSVTALIPVLNVSLASKDIIAGVINPLYMAEVYLSLFGFAGLAIFWCVKMFNWEKTIFRN, from the coding sequence ATGAAATTCCTCACTATTGCTAAAAAAGAAGTAATCGACATAACTCGGGATAGACGGACCATCATGATGATGGTTGTTGTTCCGCTTTTACTCATACCGGTTCTTTTAGGTACCGTATTTAAAATCACCAAGTCAATGGCAGAAAAGGCTGGTGAGAAACAATTAAAAGTTCAAATCTATGGTCAGGAATATGCACCGGATTTGTATCAGGCATTTGCCGATATGGATAAAGTTATCATTCTAGATCAAATTCCAAAGGATAGTATTCAGTCATATATACAACAGGAATTCCTTGATGTGGCGATTCATGTTGATCCCGCTTATAAAGAGACTATCGCCAAAAATGGTCAAGCCAAAATCAGAATTCAATTTAAGGGTACCGATTCTTTTGGGGTGACTAAAACCAGGATTAAGGGTGTCTTGAATAAATTTGAAGATCGTATTGTGGCTGAGCGAATGGATCGTCTCAACCTTAAACCAGAAGTAGTCAGAGCCTACGCGATTAATTATGAAGATGTTGCTTCGAGACAGGAAAAATTTGGTAAGATCGCAGGTGGATGGTTTCCATATGTATTTATAATTTTTGGATTTATGGGTGCCATGTATCCTGCTCTTGATTTAGGCGCTGGAGAAAAAGAAAGGGGTACCTTAGAAACCATTCTTTCCTCGCCGGCAAGTCGACTGGATGTTGTTTTGGGAAAATTCCTAGTAGTACTGTTAGCTGCATGTTTAACAGCATTTCTTGCATTAGGTGGAATGGCCGTGGGGATTCAACGTATTCCTGATATTCCGCCCGAGATATTAATGGTGATCAATGAGGTTCTTAATCCAAAAACGATTGGGTTAATCATGACATTGGTATTACCGGTGGCTGCTTTTTTCAGCGCCATGTTGTTGGGGCTTTCAATCTATGCGAGATCATTCAAAGAAGCCCAAAGCATTGTAGCTCCATTAAATATTGTCATTATTTTTCCGGCGGTTATTGGCACATTGCCGGGGATGGAACTCAATTCAGTGACGGCATTAATACCAGTTTTAAATGTATCACTTGCTTCAAAGGATATTATTGCAGGTGTGATTAATCCGCTCTATATGGCAGAAGTATACTTGTCCTTATTTGGTTTTGCAGGATTGGCCATTTTCTGGTGTGTGAAAATGTTTAATTGGGAAAAGACAATATTTAGAAATTAA
- a CDS encoding DMT family transporter: MNMKLKIYILYALMISCWGTTWYFLKISLQETPLFWGLALRFIFAGMIFWVFYFIKNERIKFTSEIKKVYFLYTFLNFTLCYFLTYWAMRYVYSNLGSILWSLFPLCVAGMAHFYLPDDKLNFRKTLSMVVGFIGTILILYKGESLGMGNVVYGIIAILISIVLAAWPNIYLKMHHTKINTFHLNAVGMTTSGIIMMLISFILEQGQSMPMDSKNLFALIYLTVPGTVVTWGIYIWLFNHMRVSQISYVAFFPPVIAIAMGWIFLGEELPMVIIIGASLIILGGFLINYQTRVREIISEPGLLSVTED; this comes from the coding sequence ATGAATATGAAATTAAAGATTTATATACTTTATGCATTAATGATTTCCTGTTGGGGAACGACTTGGTACTTTTTGAAAATCAGTCTTCAGGAAACACCGTTATTCTGGGGCCTCGCATTACGCTTTATTTTTGCCGGAATGATCTTTTGGGTCTTTTACTTTATTAAAAATGAACGGATAAAGTTTACATCCGAGATCAAAAAGGTTTACTTCTTATATACATTCCTAAATTTCACCCTTTGTTATTTCCTAACCTATTGGGCCATGAGATATGTGTATTCTAATTTAGGATCGATCCTTTGGAGTTTATTCCCATTATGTGTGGCAGGGATGGCCCATTTCTATTTACCGGATGATAAACTTAATTTTAGAAAAACCTTAAGTATGGTTGTGGGATTCATTGGTACAATTTTGATTCTTTATAAAGGCGAATCATTGGGGATGGGAAATGTTGTTTATGGAATTATTGCTATTTTAATCTCTATTGTTTTGGCGGCATGGCCCAACATCTATTTAAAAATGCACCATACAAAAATAAACACTTTCCATCTCAATGCTGTAGGAATGACTACATCCGGAATTATTATGATGCTTATTTCTTTTATTCTAGAGCAAGGTCAATCCATGCCCATGGATAGTAAGAATCTGTTTGCATTAATTTATCTGACAGTCCCGGGTACAGTAGTAACGTGGGGAATCTACATTTGGCTTTTCAACCATATGCGTGTCAGTCAAATCAGTTATGTGGCTTTCTTTCCCCCAGTGATTGCCATTGCCATGGGATGGATTTTTCTTGGCGAAGAGCTTCCAATGGTTATAATAATCGGAGCCAGTTTAATCATATTGGGCGGTTTCCTTATTAATTATCAAACAAGAGTTAGGGAGATTATTTCAGAACCGGGGTTATTATCGGTAACTGAAGACTGA